In the genome of Actinomadura graeca, one region contains:
- a CDS encoding S1 family peptidase, whose product MDSPEPVITPHPVISPEPETSPSPVTSPAPEPSQAPEAGTDENPGLVAVPSAEGGESIFARGGVRCTLGFNVRRSGTYYFLTTGACAEVGLKIYADRALTVELGTVVAVTNTTALVRYVSPRVERPGSVRTPAGSQDVVAARSPRVGQRICRTSPITGITCGTVTARDQSMRFHEGTLSGLARTTTCARLGETPGAPYVSGPYALGLRIGVGGNCSRGGSSFFQPVDDVLRAFGVNVY is encoded by the coding sequence GTGGACTCGCCCGAACCGGTGATCACGCCCCACCCGGTGATCTCGCCCGAGCCCGAGACCTCGCCCAGCCCCGTGACGAGCCCGGCACCCGAGCCGAGTCAGGCCCCCGAAGCCGGGACGGACGAGAACCCCGGCCTGGTCGCTGTTCCGAGCGCCGAGGGCGGAGAGTCGATCTTCGCGCGCGGTGGCGTCCGTTGCACTCTGGGCTTCAATGTCCGCAGGTCCGGCACCTACTACTTCCTCACCACGGGCGCCTGCGCCGAGGTGGGCCTGAAGATCTACGCCGATCGGGCCCTGACCGTCGAACTCGGCACCGTCGTCGCGGTCACGAACACCACCGCCCTCGTCCGCTATGTCAGCCCCCGTGTGGAGAGGCCCGGCAGTGTGCGGACGCCCGCGGGATCCCAGGACGTCGTGGCGGCGCGCAGCCCGAGGGTCGGCCAGCGGATCTGCCGCACCAGCCCCATCACCGGCATCACGTGCGGCACCGTGACGGCACGCGATCAGAGCATGCGTTTCCACGAAGGGACGCTTTCTGGCCTGGCAAGGACGACCACCTGCGCAAGGCTCGGTGAGACCCCAGGAGCGCCCTACGTCTCCGGCCCCTACGCGCTCGGCCTGCGGATCGGCGTCGGCGGAAACTGCTCACGCGGTGGATCGTCGTTCTTCCAGCCGGTCGACGACGTCCTCAGGGCCTTCGGCGTCAACGTCTACTGA
- a CDS encoding dihydrofolate reductase family protein, translated as MFATLDLVAQAPGGPEEDPDGFPFGGWQAPLLDESTGAQIGAAYEGTDALLLGRRTYDIFAAYWPHQEGGQDNEFAALFNSIPKYVASRGRADLSWAGSTQLGPDLPGAVREIRDRHEHIKVVGSLNLVQTLLRERLFDRLDLWVHPIVLGVGKKVFDDGAVPTNVTLLEPPAAGPNGTVHLRYALAEGTPGTGDMSAPDRGIGRDG; from the coding sequence ATGTTCGCAACGCTCGACCTCGTCGCACAGGCGCCCGGCGGCCCGGAGGAGGACCCGGACGGGTTCCCGTTCGGCGGCTGGCAGGCTCCTCTGCTGGACGAGTCCACCGGCGCGCAGATCGGGGCCGCTTACGAGGGGACCGACGCCCTCCTGCTCGGCCGCCGGACGTATGACATCTTCGCCGCCTACTGGCCGCACCAGGAGGGCGGGCAGGACAACGAGTTCGCCGCGCTGTTCAACAGCATCCCGAAGTACGTGGCCTCCCGCGGCAGGGCCGACCTCTCGTGGGCGGGGTCCACGCAGCTCGGCCCGGATCTGCCTGGAGCGGTGCGCGAGATCCGTGACCGGCACGAGCACATCAAGGTCGTCGGCAGCCTGAACCTGGTACAGACCCTCCTCAGGGAGAGGCTCTTCGACCGTCTCGACCTCTGGGTGCACCCGATCGTGCTCGGCGTCGGGAAGAAGGTCTTCGATGACGGCGCCGTGCCCACGAACGTCACACTGCTCGAACCGCCCGCGGCCGGACCGAACGGCACCGTCCATCTGCGCTATGCGCTCGCCGAAGGCACGCCGGGCACAGGGGACATGAGCGCACCCGACCGCGGTATCGGGCGCGACGGCTGA
- a CDS encoding DUF4760 domain-containing protein → MIAITLSALALVVSSYLAIGQWTAQRRANFTSAYLQLLGEYRSVRFQDNLLYIYHRLNAENDPQMGFLSLPDDVREKFYDVVYFFQQLAILHHMGIFDDFILAGTHRQVVRTWDSIAPFVLRQRELSGDGPSYLLRPLEKFAEEARRTDPELMDRILAKKRLRW, encoded by the coding sequence ATGATCGCGATCACACTGTCCGCTCTCGCGCTGGTCGTGTCGAGCTACCTGGCGATCGGGCAATGGACCGCTCAGAGACGCGCGAATTTCACTTCCGCCTACCTCCAGTTACTTGGCGAGTACCGGTCGGTGCGGTTCCAGGACAATCTACTCTACATTTATCACCGGCTCAATGCCGAAAACGACCCCCAGATGGGATTTCTCAGCCTCCCCGACGACGTCCGCGAGAAGTTCTATGACGTCGTCTACTTCTTTCAGCAGCTTGCCATTCTTCACCACATGGGGATCTTCGACGACTTCATTCTGGCCGGGACGCACCGTCAAGTGGTCCGGACATGGGATTCGATCGCCCCTTTTGTGCTTCGCCAGCGTGAACTCAGCGGTGATGGCCCCTCCTACCTCCTCAGACCCCTGGAAAAATTCGCCGAAGAAGCGCGGCGAACCGACCCGGAGCTGATGGACAGGATCCTGGCGAAGAAGCGCCTGCGATGGTGA
- a CDS encoding lytic polysaccharide monooxygenase auxiliary activity family 9 protein — protein sequence MPAAAAALGILLGTTVPAAPARAHGALEDPASRAINCEPGRGAARTGAACQAAAKVSGAALAEWDELRVPDVGGRDRQMIPDGELCSAGLERFRGLDLPRADWPATRLAATAQHTFRYRVSIPHQGSFRLYVTRDDYRPTAPLTWSALEAKPFLQVKDPPRRNGAYVFSGRLPRGKTGRHLIYTIWQTSDTPDTYYSCADVTFTGRRQPAERTPAPARAENGTAPSLRPPETSSSPVAGTSATEPAEDSGPPVVTFGIAGLVLILVIGGGAVAIRRIRVRRHP from the coding sequence ATGCCGGCCGCTGCGGCCGCGCTTGGAATCCTGCTCGGGACGACCGTCCCGGCGGCTCCGGCCAGAGCGCACGGGGCACTGGAGGACCCGGCGAGCCGAGCGATCAACTGCGAACCGGGCCGCGGCGCCGCCCGGACCGGAGCCGCCTGCCAGGCCGCCGCGAAGGTGAGCGGCGCGGCACTGGCCGAGTGGGACGAACTGCGCGTGCCGGATGTGGGCGGCCGCGACCGTCAGATGATCCCGGACGGCGAACTGTGCAGCGCGGGCCTTGAGCGGTTCCGCGGATTGGATCTGCCGCGCGCGGACTGGCCCGCGACCCGGCTCGCCGCGACCGCGCAGCACACCTTCCGCTACCGGGTATCGATCCCGCATCAGGGCAGTTTCCGGCTGTACGTCACTCGCGACGATTACCGCCCGACGGCCCCGCTCACCTGGTCGGCTCTGGAAGCGAAACCATTCCTCCAGGTCAAAGACCCGCCACGCCGAAACGGCGCATACGTCTTCTCCGGACGGCTCCCCCGCGGCAAGACGGGACGCCACCTGATCTACACGATCTGGCAGACCTCGGACACGCCCGACACCTATTACTCCTGCGCCGACGTCACCTTCACCGGCCGCCGACAGCCCGCGGAACGCACTCCGGCGCCCGCGCGCGCCGAGAACGGCACCGCGCCGAGCCTGCGGCCACCGGAGACGTCATCGAGCCCGGTGGCCGGCACGTCGGCCACGGAACCCGCCGAAGACAGCGGGCCGCCCGTCGTGACGTTCGGCATCGCCGGGCTGGTGCTGATCCTCGTCATCGGCGGCGGGGCCGTGGCGATCCGCCGGATACGCGTCCGCCGTCACCCTTGA
- a CDS encoding papain-like cysteine protease family protein — translation MRTPNRPARTRRRFAAGVAAVAAATFTVSSGVASAGILQIDQEVQEQDQWCWAASGLTIAKFHGKGNVSQNDFCNLARNAPVGSDCPNEGGELEWDQVAFRALGLSAGQVTGAMAYKSVATEIDAKRPIETGIYWTAGGGHAQVIYGYQGQTLSYGDPWPYSPRYGEMSHSSYTRNGEFRWGGALSKVGA, via the coding sequence ATGAGAACGCCTAACCGTCCCGCCCGGACACGCCGGCGATTCGCGGCCGGTGTCGCGGCGGTGGCCGCCGCCACCTTCACGGTGTCGTCCGGAGTCGCCTCGGCCGGGATCCTCCAGATCGACCAGGAGGTCCAGGAACAGGACCAGTGGTGCTGGGCCGCCAGCGGACTCACCATCGCCAAGTTCCACGGCAAGGGGAACGTCAGCCAGAACGACTTCTGCAACCTCGCCCGGAACGCACCAGTGGGCAGCGACTGCCCGAACGAGGGCGGTGAGCTGGAGTGGGACCAGGTGGCCTTCCGGGCACTGGGCCTCTCCGCCGGCCAGGTCACCGGAGCGATGGCGTACAAGTCCGTCGCGACCGAGATCGACGCGAAGCGTCCGATCGAGACCGGCATCTACTGGACGGCCGGCGGCGGTCACGCCCAGGTGATCTACGGCTACCAGGGCCAGACGCTCTCCTATGGCGACCCGTGGCCGTACAGCCCCAGGTACGGCGAGATGAGCCACAGCAGCTACACGAGGAACGGCGAGTTCCGCTGGGGCGGGGCCCTGTCGAAGGTGGGTGCGTGA
- a CDS encoding NACHT domain-containing protein, with product MPWVAAGVAVTGLVLLLAVTALPLTGADGLPASADTAQLTGLLVAVGPAAVGVVVWAWRTTRQAGAVPSTDTLTRAKDVLAGVVAEQWKQEARLRSLDDPDPIPVRWRTPEVAATALMDHPANIQTAASEGPDDMRWTASSADIAALADRFRRTRRRRLVILGAPGTGKTTLAMQLLLRLLATRAADEPIPVLFPVAGWDTERFPRLHDWLADRLARDYPALRSPGLGDGVVRTLAACGHTLPVLDGLDELPPPAQARLITALNRSLGGDDQLILTSRTTEFADAVAAAGDVVTSAAVLEPRPLSPADAADHLTRCLPPSPGPAWQHVLTELRGTPPPDQITPGTAPGRTARALAGVTATPLGLWLLRSVYSAPGADPGELADPARFPTAAALRAHLFDRLIPALIATRPPGDVRAGPFRPRNRHDPVQVRRWLGHLAHHLTCQPAAARGGAGGGTRDFAWWRLAAATRAITRTTAVTFAVVAALTVGLTNGLAGGLANGMAFGPQAGLVFALANGIAYGLAVSLAVGFGAMSWARHSPGYADLRVRRRPAELARKLTIGLAGGLTIGFVLGLMGWLAVRIAEKPVGGVVRILSTEFSYGPATWLVIGLAVGLATGLVAWAETPARIGHATTPLCNWRADRTLSLVRISTTALAAALAAGITAGPVFGPAGAFAYGLTAGPLFGLGVGLTVGLGFGDHRAWPAYLVATWRLAHAGLLPRRLMPFLDDCHRLGLLRAVGPLYQFRHAELHDHLAATHRSSDA from the coding sequence TTGCCGTGGGTAGCGGCCGGGGTGGCGGTGACGGGCCTGGTGCTCCTGCTCGCGGTGACGGCGCTTCCGCTGACCGGCGCGGATGGACTGCCGGCGTCGGCGGACACCGCGCAGCTGACCGGGCTGCTGGTAGCCGTCGGCCCGGCGGCGGTCGGGGTGGTGGTGTGGGCGTGGCGGACCACCCGGCAGGCGGGGGCCGTACCGAGCACGGACACGCTGACGCGGGCCAAGGACGTGCTGGCCGGGGTGGTGGCCGAGCAATGGAAGCAGGAGGCCAGGCTGCGGTCGCTGGACGATCCGGACCCGATCCCGGTGCGCTGGCGCACCCCCGAGGTCGCGGCGACCGCGCTGATGGACCACCCGGCCAACATCCAGACGGCGGCCTCCGAGGGGCCGGACGACATGCGGTGGACGGCGTCCAGCGCCGACATCGCCGCACTGGCCGACCGGTTCCGCCGCACCCGACGGCGCCGCCTGGTGATCCTGGGCGCACCGGGCACGGGCAAGACCACCCTGGCGATGCAGCTGCTCCTGCGTCTGCTGGCCACGCGCGCCGCGGACGAGCCGATCCCGGTGCTGTTCCCGGTGGCCGGCTGGGACACCGAACGGTTTCCCCGGCTGCACGACTGGCTGGCCGACCGGCTCGCCCGCGACTACCCGGCGCTGCGCTCGCCGGGGCTGGGCGACGGCGTCGTGCGGACCCTGGCCGCCTGCGGGCACACCCTGCCCGTCCTGGACGGCCTGGACGAGCTGCCCCCGCCTGCCCAGGCCAGGCTGATCACTGCGCTGAACCGGTCCCTGGGCGGTGATGACCAGCTGATCCTCACGAGCCGCACCACCGAGTTCGCCGACGCGGTCGCCGCTGCCGGAGACGTGGTGACCTCCGCCGCCGTCCTGGAACCACGCCCGCTGTCCCCGGCGGACGCGGCCGACCACCTCACCCGGTGCCTGCCGCCCTCCCCGGGGCCGGCCTGGCAGCACGTCCTGACCGAGCTGCGCGGCACGCCCCCTCCCGATCAGATCACGCCTGGTACGGCGCCGGGCAGGACAGCACGAGCGCTGGCCGGTGTCACCGCCACTCCACTCGGGCTATGGCTGCTGCGCTCGGTCTACTCGGCGCCCGGCGCCGACCCGGGCGAACTGGCGGATCCCGCGCGCTTTCCCACCGCCGCCGCGCTGCGGGCCCACCTGTTCGACCGGCTCATCCCCGCCCTGATCGCCACCCGGCCGCCGGGTGATGTCCGAGCAGGTCCCTTCCGGCCGCGCAACCGCCACGATCCCGTCCAGGTGCGGCGCTGGCTGGGCCACCTGGCCCACCACCTCACGTGCCAGCCCGCCGCGGCCCGCGGGGGAGCCGGCGGCGGCACCCGTGACTTCGCCTGGTGGCGGCTGGCCGCCGCCACCCGCGCGATCACCCGCACCACCGCGGTCACCTTCGCCGTGGTCGCCGCCCTGACCGTCGGCCTCACCAACGGCCTCGCGGGCGGGCTCGCCAACGGGATGGCGTTCGGGCCCCAGGCCGGGCTCGTGTTCGCCCTCGCGAACGGGATCGCCTACGGACTCGCCGTCTCGCTCGCCGTCGGTTTCGGGGCGATGTCGTGGGCCCGGCACTCGCCGGGGTACGCCGACCTGCGCGTCCGCCGACGCCCGGCCGAACTCGCGCGCAAGCTCACGATCGGGCTCGCGGGCGGACTCACCATCGGGTTCGTGCTCGGGCTCATGGGCTGGCTCGCGGTCAGGATCGCCGAGAAGCCCGTGGGCGGAGTCGTGCGCATCCTCTCGACCGAGTTCAGCTATGGGCCTGCGACCTGGCTCGTGATCGGCCTCGCGGTCGGCCTCGCGACCGGGCTGGTGGCCTGGGCGGAGACGCCGGCGCGGATCGGCCACGCCACGACGCCTCTGTGCAACTGGCGCGCCGACCGGACGCTGAGCCTGGTCCGCATCAGCACCACCGCGCTGGCGGCCGCACTGGCGGCCGGGATCACGGCCGGGCCCGTCTTCGGGCCGGCGGGGGCGTTCGCGTACGGGCTCACGGCCGGGCCCCTGTTCGGCCTCGGCGTCGGCCTCACGGTCGGGCTCGGGTTCGGCGATCACCGGGCATGGCCGGCCTACCTGGTCGCGACCTGGAGGCTGGCCCACGCCGGTCTTCTGCCGCGCAGGCTGATGCCGTTCCTCGACGACTGTCACCGCCTCGGCCTGCTGCGCGCGGTCGGCCCCCTCTACCAGTTCCGCCACGCCGAACTCCACGACCATCTCGCCGCCACCCACCGATCTTCGGACGCCTAA
- a CDS encoding NAD(P)-binding protein, producing the protein MSEPTRDLSVRDIVPQDERYGGLFQPLRIGPKVAANRFWSAPYATGWRMDQIDREAAHRRVRAEGGWAVVNTGEVAFDPHSRNAWLDGLELMGDDDARALVQIVEAVHAHHALAAIELVHLGAAADPKQDRLPALAPSQMQGNGLFFSQAIPRTMDADDIRRVQADWITAARRARDAGFDIVNIHAAHGYLPVQFLTTYHNRRTDGYGGPLADRARFLREILEGVRREIGDDVAIAVRFAIEGHGHGALPADEALEVVRLLDHLVDVWDVAQGGLATTEYDLTPSRLFPEGFSLTWTRRMREATGKPVVGTGRFTDPDLMARAVASGDLDLIGAARPGIADPFLPRKIATGAHAQVRECIGANHCARSQARGQLACSQNPTTGEESRRGWHPERLPPRPEPEPSVLVIGAGPAGLECATTLARRGFSMVHLVDEHDEPGGHLRWFRRLPGLSPWGRLVEHREALLKEFPGAAFVPNTRMTAGDVLEYGAEVVVVATGAPWSRIGVSFVDNEPIPGADASLANVATPEQLLDGKALPGKRVVVYDCEGDLTGIAVAQWLQRKDHEVEIVTPHGQVAAQADQDNVGPALRAEVIAAGGTLSAATLLVQVGPGEVVLEGESGARRGVPADGVVLVIRRESDDMLYRRLLALDPAQLRANGIDEIHRVGDCAAPTNVADTIFDAHQVARKMGSKHQ; encoded by the coding sequence GTGTCGGAACCGACGCGCGACCTATCCGTCCGCGACATCGTCCCCCAGGACGAGCGGTACGGCGGGCTGTTCCAGCCGCTCCGCATCGGCCCCAAGGTCGCCGCGAACAGGTTCTGGTCCGCCCCCTACGCCACCGGCTGGAGGATGGACCAGATCGACAGGGAGGCCGCCCACCGGCGGGTGCGCGCGGAGGGCGGCTGGGCCGTGGTCAACACCGGTGAGGTGGCCTTCGACCCGCACTCGCGCAACGCCTGGCTCGACGGCCTCGAACTCATGGGCGACGACGACGCCCGCGCGCTCGTCCAGATCGTCGAGGCCGTGCACGCGCATCACGCGCTCGCCGCGATCGAACTGGTGCACCTGGGCGCCGCCGCGGACCCGAAGCAGGACCGGCTCCCCGCGTTGGCGCCGAGCCAGATGCAGGGCAACGGGCTGTTCTTCTCCCAGGCGATACCCCGGACGATGGACGCCGACGACATCCGGCGCGTCCAGGCCGACTGGATCACCGCGGCCCGGCGCGCCCGCGACGCCGGCTTCGACATCGTGAACATCCACGCCGCCCACGGCTACCTGCCCGTCCAGTTCCTGACGACCTACCACAACCGCCGGACCGACGGTTACGGCGGCCCGCTCGCCGACCGCGCCCGGTTCCTCCGCGAGATCCTCGAAGGCGTCCGCCGCGAGATCGGCGACGATGTCGCCATCGCCGTCCGGTTCGCGATCGAGGGCCATGGCCACGGCGCCCTCCCGGCCGACGAGGCGCTGGAGGTCGTCCGGCTGCTCGACCACCTGGTCGACGTCTGGGACGTCGCGCAGGGCGGGCTCGCCACGACCGAGTACGACCTGACCCCCTCGCGGCTCTTCCCCGAGGGCTTCTCCCTCACCTGGACGAGACGGATGCGCGAGGCCACCGGCAAACCGGTGGTCGGGACCGGGCGTTTCACCGACCCCGACCTGATGGCCCGGGCCGTCGCGTCCGGCGACCTCGACCTCATCGGCGCCGCCAGGCCGGGCATCGCCGACCCCTTCCTGCCCCGCAAGATCGCGACCGGCGCCCACGCGCAGGTCAGGGAGTGCATCGGCGCCAACCACTGCGCGCGCAGCCAGGCGCGCGGCCAGCTCGCCTGCAGCCAGAACCCCACGACGGGCGAGGAGTCCCGCCGCGGCTGGCATCCCGAGCGCCTGCCGCCCCGGCCCGAGCCCGAGCCGTCCGTCCTCGTCATCGGCGCCGGACCCGCCGGGCTCGAATGCGCCACGACCCTCGCGCGGCGCGGCTTCTCCATGGTCCACCTCGTCGACGAGCACGACGAACCCGGCGGCCACCTGCGCTGGTTCCGCCGCCTTCCGGGCCTCTCCCCATGGGGCCGCCTGGTCGAGCACCGCGAGGCGCTGCTGAAGGAGTTCCCCGGCGCCGCCTTCGTCCCGAACACGCGCATGACCGCCGGCGACGTCCTGGAATACGGCGCCGAAGTCGTGGTGGTCGCGACCGGCGCCCCCTGGTCGAGGATCGGCGTCTCCTTCGTCGACAACGAGCCCATCCCCGGAGCGGACGCGTCGCTGGCCAACGTCGCGACCCCCGAGCAGCTTCTCGACGGCAAAGCGCTGCCCGGAAAGCGCGTCGTCGTCTACGACTGCGAGGGAGACCTCACAGGGATCGCGGTCGCCCAATGGCTCCAGCGGAAGGACCACGAGGTGGAGATCGTCACACCCCACGGCCAGGTCGCCGCGCAAGCCGACCAGGACAACGTCGGCCCGGCCCTGCGCGCCGAGGTGATCGCCGCCGGCGGCACGCTGAGCGCGGCCACCCTGCTGGTCCAGGTGGGCCCCGGCGAGGTCGTCCTGGAAGGAGAGTCCGGCGCCCGCCGCGGCGTCCCGGCCGACGGCGTCGTGCTCGTCATCAGGCGAGAGTCCGACGACATGCTGTACCGACGACTCCTGGCCCTCGACCCGGCGCAACTCCGCGCGAACGGCATCGACGAAATCCACCGCGTCGGAGACTGTGCCGCCCCCACCAACGTGGCCGACACCATCTTCGACGCCCACCAAGTAGCCCGAAAGATGGGCTCTAAGCACCAGTAG
- a CDS encoding fumarylacetoacetate hydrolase family protein, whose amino-acid sequence MVTVGDFGDATLPYGVFRAEGGSPRVGVAVGGLVLDVATVVGAPEEFVRPDLNRFLARGPHRWKEVRKALQERAASGVSPGQEGVHRIADVQMMLPVEVADFVDFFSGIEHATNAGRILRPGEEPLKPNYRYLPAGYHGRAGTVVVSGTDVVRPEGQIRHGEHVTVGPSARLDFELELGYVVGTPSTQGVPVPAEDFRDHVFGVVVLVDWSARDIQAWEYQPLGPFLAKSFATTISPWVVPLDALPWVDGPVQRPAVLDYLNTPEPRNPAVEIEVELNGVVISRVSAAGLYWSPAQQMAHMTRGGASLRTGDLYGTGTISSHDPSSAGSLLEISWGGERPFRLSGDETRTFLEDGDVVIVRASVPGEPDRSLVGGRRPIGDRYIGEARTVIRPAPSARWHPHPS is encoded by the coding sequence ATGGTGACCGTCGGGGACTTCGGCGACGCGACCCTGCCGTACGGCGTCTTCCGCGCGGAAGGCGGATCCCCCCGCGTGGGCGTCGCGGTCGGCGGGCTCGTCCTGGACGTGGCCACCGTCGTCGGCGCGCCCGAGGAGTTCGTGCGGCCGGACCTCAACCGCTTCCTCGCCCGGGGCCCGCACCGGTGGAAAGAGGTGCGGAAGGCCCTTCAGGAACGGGCGGCGTCCGGGGTCTCACCCGGCCAGGAGGGCGTCCACCGCATCGCCGACGTCCAGATGATGCTGCCCGTGGAGGTCGCCGACTTCGTCGACTTCTTCTCGGGGATCGAGCACGCGACGAACGCCGGGCGCATCCTCCGCCCCGGCGAGGAACCGCTGAAGCCGAACTACCGGTACCTCCCGGCCGGCTACCACGGACGCGCGGGCACCGTCGTCGTGTCGGGCACCGACGTCGTCCGTCCCGAGGGGCAGATACGCCACGGCGAGCACGTCACGGTGGGGCCGAGCGCCCGCCTGGACTTCGAACTCGAACTCGGCTACGTCGTCGGCACGCCCTCGACGCAAGGTGTCCCGGTACCGGCCGAGGACTTCCGCGACCACGTCTTCGGCGTCGTCGTCCTCGTCGACTGGAGCGCACGGGACATCCAGGCATGGGAGTACCAGCCGCTGGGCCCCTTCCTCGCGAAATCCTTCGCCACCACCATCAGCCCGTGGGTGGTACCGCTGGACGCCCTGCCCTGGGTCGACGGCCCGGTCCAGCGCCCGGCCGTGCTGGACTACCTGAACACGCCCGAACCGCGCAATCCCGCCGTCGAGATCGAGGTCGAGCTCAACGGCGTGGTGATCAGCCGCGTCTCGGCGGCGGGCCTGTACTGGTCGCCCGCGCAGCAGATGGCCCACATGACCCGCGGCGGCGCGTCCCTGCGGACCGGCGACCTCTACGGCACCGGCACGATCTCCTCCCACGACCCGTCCTCGGCGGGCTCGTTGCTGGAGATCTCCTGGGGCGGCGAACGCCCTTTCCGGCTCTCCGGCGACGAGACGCGCACCTTCCTGGAAGACGGCGACGTCGTGATCGTCCGCGCGTCCGTCCCGGGAGAACCAGACCGGTCTCTTGTGGGGGGACGACGCCCCATAGGAGACCGGTACATCGGTGAGGCCCGCACGGTGATCAGACCCGCACCGTCCGCGCGGTGGCACCCGCACCCGTCGTGA
- the hmgA gene encoding homogentisate 1,2-dioxygenase, which yields MTSLEERPADLEPRAAGPGYLPGFGNQHVTEAVPGALPRGRNSPQRAPLGLYAEQISGTAFTAPRRTNRRTWVYRIRPSAKHPRFRRVDAGTLMTSPIPNAAPEPNRLRWDPFPLPGEPRTFVESLFTVGGTGDARSQDGVAIHMYLATRPMDREYFVNADGEMLLVPESGRLRIATELGVLDVGQGEIAVIPRGIRFKVGLPDGTARGYVLENYGDLLRLPELGPIGANGLANPRDFLSPVAAFEDRDDEVVVFQKYLGNLWAADYDHSPLDVVAWHGNHAPYKYDLRTFMVIGTITFDHPDPSIYTVLSSPSAQEGTANADFVIFAPRWLVGEDTFRPPWFHRNVMSEFMGLLWGVYDAKAEGFLPGGASLHNCFTSHGPDEETYERASSIELAPRKVDDTMAFMFETRLPIVPTPQAMAAANLQPDYDDVWRGIQRHFPAGTR from the coding sequence ATGACGAGCCTCGAAGAGCGCCCGGCGGACCTGGAACCGCGGGCGGCCGGCCCGGGCTACCTGCCGGGCTTCGGAAACCAGCACGTCACGGAGGCCGTTCCGGGAGCACTGCCCCGCGGCAGGAACAGTCCCCAGCGGGCCCCGCTCGGGCTCTACGCGGAGCAGATCAGCGGCACCGCGTTCACGGCGCCGCGCCGCACCAACCGCAGGACCTGGGTCTACCGGATCCGTCCTTCGGCGAAGCACCCCCGGTTCCGGCGCGTCGACGCGGGCACGCTGATGACCAGCCCGATCCCCAACGCCGCACCCGAGCCGAACCGGCTGCGCTGGGACCCGTTCCCCCTCCCCGGTGAGCCGCGCACCTTCGTGGAGTCGCTCTTCACCGTCGGCGGCACCGGCGACGCCCGGAGCCAGGACGGCGTCGCGATCCACATGTACCTGGCGACCCGTCCGATGGACCGCGAATATTTCGTCAACGCCGACGGCGAGATGCTCCTCGTCCCGGAGTCGGGACGCCTGCGCATCGCCACCGAGCTCGGCGTCCTCGACGTGGGGCAGGGCGAGATTGCCGTCATCCCGCGCGGCATCCGCTTCAAGGTCGGGCTCCCCGACGGCACGGCGCGCGGGTACGTGCTGGAGAACTACGGGGACCTCCTCCGGCTCCCCGAGCTCGGCCCGATCGGCGCCAACGGGCTCGCCAACCCGCGCGACTTCCTCTCACCCGTCGCCGCGTTCGAGGACCGCGACGACGAGGTCGTGGTCTTCCAGAAATACCTCGGCAACCTGTGGGCGGCGGACTACGACCATTCACCCCTGGACGTGGTCGCGTGGCACGGGAACCACGCCCCGTACAAGTACGACCTGCGCACGTTCATGGTCATCGGGACGATCACCTTCGACCACCCGGACCCGTCGATCTACACCGTCCTGTCATCGCCGAGCGCCCAGGAGGGGACGGCGAACGCCGACTTCGTGATCTTCGCCCCGCGCTGGCTCGTCGGCGAGGACACCTTCCGGCCACCGTGGTTCCACCGCAACGTGATGAGCGAGTTCATGGGGCTGCTGTGGGGCGTCTACGACGCGAAGGCCGAGGGCTTCCTCCCGGGCGGCGCGAGCCTCCACAACTGCTTCACCTCCCACGGGCCGGACGAGGAGACCTACGAGCGGGCGAGCAGCATCGAACTCGCCCCCCGCAAGGTGGACGACACGATGGCGTTCATGTTCGAGACGAGGCTGCCGATCGTGCCCACCCCGCAGGCCATGGCCGCGGCGAACCTCCAGCCGGACTACGACGACGTCTGGCGCGGGATCCAGCGCCACTTCCCCGCGGGCACCCGATGA